One part of the Hordeum vulgare subsp. vulgare unplaced genomic scaffold, MorexV3_pseudomolecules_assembly, whole genome shotgun sequence genome encodes these proteins:
- the LOC123421543 gene encoding 30S ribosomal protein S18, chloroplastic — MYTSKQPFLKSKQPFSKSKQTFNKSKQPFRKSKQTFRKFKQPFRKSKQPFRRRPRIGPGDRIDYRNMSLINRFISEQGKILSRRINRLTLKQQRLITLAIKQARILSFLPFRNYENEKQFQAQSISIITGSRPRKNRHIPQLTQKYNSNRNLRNYNQNLRNNNRNLSSDC, encoded by the coding sequence ATGTATACATCTAAACAACCTTTTCTTAAATCTAAGCAACCCTTTAGTAAATCCAAGCAAACTTTTAATAAATCCAAGCAACCCTTTCGTAAATCCAAGCAAACTTTTCGTAAATTCAAACAACCTTTTCGTAAATCTAAACAACCTTTTCGTAGGCGTCCCCGGATTGGCCCGGGAGATCGAATTGATTATAGAAACATGAGTTTAATTAATAGATTTATTAGTGAACAAGGAAAAATATTATCGAGACGAATAAATAGATTAACCTTGAAACAACAACGATTAATTACTCTTGCTATAAAACAGGCTCGTATTTTATCTTTTTTACCGTTTCGTAACTATGAGAACGAAAAACAATTTCAAGCCCAGTCAATTTCAATAATTACAGGTTCTAGACCCAGAAAAAATAGACATATTCCTCAATTAACGCAAAAGTACAATTCCAATCGAAACTTAAGAAACTACAACCAaaatttaagaaacaacaaccggAACTTAAGTTCCGATTGTTGA